One part of the Bdellovibrio bacteriovorus genome encodes these proteins:
- a CDS encoding DUF1772 domain-containing protein, translating to MNVSTLLRYCGLLLVGMMAGSSFAFVLGMGPAMEQLSITSYMEFHRSMETPFNIFSPLIYLLAIATLVASLFQIRQSWKSMEFLLIVFALLCVVDELLMTRFGNLPLNHVISQWDLIAPPPDWMEIRSQWLRFMYIRSALLVSGFALLLASTFFMKRSPASPQDVFAVA from the coding sequence ATGAACGTTTCCACTCTTCTTAGATATTGCGGCTTGCTCTTGGTGGGCATGATGGCGGGCAGCTCCTTCGCCTTTGTTTTGGGTATGGGCCCGGCGATGGAGCAACTGTCGATCACTTCCTATATGGAATTCCACCGCTCGATGGAAACTCCGTTCAATATTTTCAGTCCATTGATCTATCTGCTGGCTATCGCAACTTTGGTGGCTAGTCTTTTTCAAATCCGCCAGTCGTGGAAGTCGATGGAGTTTCTTCTGATCGTGTTTGCGCTTTTGTGTGTGGTGGACGAGCTTCTGATGACCCGTTTTGGAAATCTGCCTTTGAATCACGTCATCAGTCAGTGGGATTTGATCGCTCCGCCACCGGATTGGATGGAGATCCGCTCTCAGTGGCTGCGTTTCATGTACATCCGCAGTGCTTTGCTGGTGTCAGGATTCGCACTGCTTTTGGCGTCGACGTTCTTTATGAAACGGTCTCCGGCTTCCCCACAAGATGTCTTTGCTGTCGCTTAG
- a CDS encoding B12-binding domain-containing radical SAM protein translates to MTTDILLVTLNSTYQHSSFGLRYLYANLEELQNRAQIMEFTIARDPRDIAEILLRQKPRIIGLGVYIWNAQESLELVSLLKRISPETLVVLGGPEVSHEAETNPICQIADFTIKGEADFLFRDFCKNFLTDGTLPAQKFVTNILPDIKTIKTPYEFYSDEDIQNRVLYVEVSRGCPYRCEYCLSSLDKAVRNFDVPAFLADMQKLMDRGARQFKFIDRTFNLSPTTCTQILEFFLERVHLGLFLHFEMVPDRLPTEIRELIKKFPAGALQFEIGIQTWNTDVARLVSRRNDLEKVKDNFRFLASETGVHTHADLIVGLPGEDIHSFARGFDTLAELRPDEIQVGILKRLKGAPIARHDMEWEMVYSNHPPFQILRTKSMDFATLQVMNRFAKYWDLYANSGTFKKFVESLKEKAQEQEHKSFFWQFYDFNDFMSKRHAQSHGISQLNLFESALVYLTESQHWPEEKAKDLLAEDYLATGKKEIPRFLKKGEEKNQKISGDGSNRINLPKRQQRHLVGKPETVS, encoded by the coding sequence ATGACGACAGACATTTTGCTTGTGACCCTGAACTCCACCTATCAACACAGTTCATTCGGACTGCGTTATCTGTACGCCAATCTTGAAGAGCTGCAAAATCGCGCTCAAATCATGGAGTTCACGATCGCCAGGGATCCCCGCGATATTGCTGAAATTCTTCTGCGCCAGAAACCAAGAATTATTGGTTTGGGGGTGTACATCTGGAATGCCCAGGAGTCCTTGGAACTGGTGTCCCTGCTAAAAAGAATCAGCCCGGAGACCCTGGTTGTTCTTGGAGGACCTGAAGTAAGCCATGAAGCCGAAACCAATCCGATTTGCCAAATCGCAGATTTCACCATCAAAGGCGAGGCGGACTTCCTGTTCCGCGACTTCTGCAAAAACTTCCTGACTGACGGAACACTGCCGGCCCAAAAGTTTGTCACCAACATCCTGCCGGATATTAAAACCATCAAAACCCCTTATGAATTTTACTCTGACGAAGATATTCAGAACCGGGTTTTGTATGTCGAGGTGTCCCGGGGCTGTCCGTACCGCTGTGAATACTGCCTGTCGTCCCTGGACAAAGCGGTTCGAAACTTTGACGTCCCGGCATTTTTGGCGGACATGCAGAAATTGATGGACCGAGGAGCCCGTCAGTTTAAGTTCATCGACCGCACTTTCAATTTAAGTCCCACCACCTGCACCCAGATTTTGGAATTCTTCCTGGAGCGAGTGCACTTGGGACTGTTCCTGCATTTTGAGATGGTGCCGGACCGCCTGCCGACCGAAATCAGAGAATTAATCAAAAAGTTCCCGGCCGGAGCCCTGCAGTTTGAAATTGGCATCCAGACCTGGAACACCGATGTGGCTCGCTTGGTCAGCCGCAGAAATGACCTGGAAAAAGTAAAAGACAATTTCCGCTTCCTGGCTTCAGAAACCGGCGTGCACACTCATGCCGATCTGATCGTGGGTCTGCCTGGTGAAGACATTCACAGCTTTGCGCGTGGGTTTGATACTTTGGCGGAACTTCGTCCGGACGAAATCCAGGTGGGCATTTTGAAGCGCCTGAAAGGCGCCCCGATCGCCCGCCACGACATGGAATGGGAGATGGTTTATTCCAATCATCCTCCGTTCCAGATCCTGCGCACCAAATCCATGGATTTTGCGACCCTGCAGGTGATGAATCGTTTTGCCAAGTACTGGGACCTTTACGCCAACAGCGGAACGTTCAAAAAGTTCGTCGAAAGTCTGAAAGAAAAAGCGCAGGAGCAGGAACACAAGTCCTTCTTCTGGCAGTTCTATGACTTCAACGACTTTATGTCCAAGCGCCATGCCCAATCCCACGGTATTTCCCAACTGAACCTGTTTGAATCGGCATTGGTGTACCTGACTGAAAGCCAGCATTGGCCGGAAGAAAAAGCCAAGGACCTGCTGGCCGAAGATTATCTGGCCACGGGAAAAAAAGAAATCCCGCGCTTCCTGAAAAAGGGCGAAGAAAAAAATCAGAAGATATCTGGAGATGGATCAAACCGAATCAATCTGCCTAAGCGACAGCAAAGACATCTTGTGGGGAAGCCGGAGACCGTTTCATAA
- a CDS encoding M20/M25/M40 family metallo-hydrolase — protein sequence MMKTATMAFVTLVAMTATAHVPTLENFETKPILADLKDLRALNIPVLAKDERIEVGYAIVTPLMQQRIQERSHQVGKCGGFEDLSLDMHIQGTGFNSILDSLAAIQEKNALYERAPFAALALEKNGLIESAMTEVSEENLRSYVTWLSSFPSRSNRDADPNRHVVEMKTRLEAMLAEATIPYEISEISHTSTKQRTLKVRLVGSERPSEIVVLGGHLDSINQSWGGGKTAPGADDNASGSANLIEALRIMMTKAQPKRTVEFFWYAGEESGLLGSAEIAKQYKAEKKDVVAVLQLDMTLFAGSGELVIGSMTDFTSAWLRDYLKAANETYIHARIVDDKCGYGCSDHASWNRQGYPAVMPFEATFSKSNKNIHTTRDVISPESNFKHSAAYTKIALVIGMDLANSTARQPY from the coding sequence ATGATGAAAACTGCCACGATGGCTTTTGTGACGTTGGTTGCTATGACGGCAACAGCGCATGTGCCTACGCTAGAAAATTTTGAAACCAAACCTATTCTGGCGGATCTTAAGGACTTGCGCGCCCTGAACATCCCGGTATTGGCAAAAGATGAACGCATCGAAGTCGGTTACGCAATCGTGACCCCGTTGATGCAACAAAGAATTCAAGAACGCTCCCACCAAGTGGGTAAATGCGGCGGCTTTGAAGATCTGAGTTTGGATATGCATATCCAGGGCACAGGCTTTAACAGCATTTTGGATAGTCTTGCGGCTATTCAGGAAAAGAACGCCCTTTATGAGCGCGCTCCATTTGCAGCTTTGGCTCTGGAGAAAAACGGCCTCATCGAATCTGCGATGACCGAAGTCAGTGAAGAAAACCTGCGCAGCTATGTGACCTGGCTTTCCTCCTTCCCAAGCCGCAGCAACCGTGATGCGGATCCAAACCGTCACGTGGTGGAAATGAAAACCCGTCTGGAAGCCATGCTGGCGGAAGCGACAATCCCTTACGAGATTTCTGAAATCAGCCACACCTCCACCAAACAAAGAACTTTGAAAGTTCGTCTGGTCGGCAGCGAGCGTCCCAGCGAGATCGTCGTGCTGGGTGGTCACCTTGATTCCATCAATCAAAGCTGGGGCGGAGGCAAGACGGCGCCGGGTGCTGATGACAACGCTTCCGGTTCTGCGAATCTGATTGAAGCTTTGCGCATCATGATGACCAAGGCTCAGCCAAAGCGCACGGTGGAGTTCTTCTGGTACGCGGGTGAAGAATCCGGCCTGTTGGGTTCAGCTGAAATTGCCAAACAATACAAAGCTGAGAAAAAAGACGTGGTCGCGGTTCTGCAACTGGATATGACGTTGTTCGCGGGTTCCGGGGAACTGGTTATCGGCAGCATGACGGATTTCACCAGCGCTTGGCTGCGCGATTACCTGAAGGCGGCGAATGAGACTTACATCCATGCACGCATCGTTGATGACAAGTGCGGATATGGTTGCAGTGACCATGCTTCATGGAATCGTCAGGGTTATCCCGCAGTGATGCCGTTTGAAGCGACCTTCAGCAAAAGCAACAAGAACATTCACACCACGCGAGATGTGATTTCTCCAGAATCCAACTTCAAACACTCGGCTGCGTACACGAAAATCGCCCTGGTGATTGGAATGGATCTGGCTAATTCAACAGCAAGACAGCCTTACTAG
- a CDS encoding LysR family transcriptional regulator has protein sequence MFNYNHLYYFYVTARLGGVSNAAKYLHISQPSLSSQIKVLESSIDQKLFEKRGRNLHLTPEGERTFAYCKKMFDVAADFAESLKSPTEKQSQRIRIGVSDQVERPFIADLLAPLIREQKRGVEKIFFVSSAPSDALVTQLRSREIDLLLTNKPIYADDVTELATAEMPVNLMVSTKNLKERKIRTSRNTSAVEFLNAVPWGLIIPSYKMKLRHETDLFFQEIRARKKVVFESDIMSVVGRAIVDGAGVGFLPVPYVMDEVQSGILTLLGPKAGYWKHTLYLLGRKDEKEDETIQDLKKTIKRLEKI, from the coding sequence ATGTTTAACTACAATCACCTGTACTACTTTTATGTAACCGCCCGGCTGGGTGGAGTCAGCAATGCTGCCAAATACCTGCATATCAGTCAGCCCTCGCTCAGTTCACAGATCAAAGTGCTTGAATCTTCCATCGATCAGAAGCTTTTCGAAAAACGCGGAAGAAATCTTCACTTAACTCCAGAGGGTGAACGCACGTTTGCTTACTGTAAAAAAATGTTCGATGTCGCCGCCGACTTTGCCGAGTCCCTGAAAAGTCCGACAGAAAAACAAAGTCAGCGCATCCGTATCGGCGTCAGCGATCAGGTGGAACGTCCTTTCATCGCCGACTTGCTGGCACCTTTGATTCGCGAACAAAAGCGCGGTGTGGAGAAAATATTTTTCGTCAGCTCGGCCCCTTCTGATGCCCTGGTCACACAACTGCGCAGCCGGGAAATCGACCTGCTGCTGACGAACAAACCCATCTATGCCGACGATGTCACCGAACTTGCCACCGCCGAAATGCCGGTAAACCTGATGGTGTCCACGAAGAACCTGAAAGAAAGAAAAATCCGCACCTCCAGAAACACATCGGCCGTGGAGTTTCTGAATGCGGTTCCGTGGGGACTGATCATTCCATCGTACAAAATGAAACTGCGCCATGAAACGGATCTGTTCTTTCAAGAAATCCGCGCCCGCAAAAAAGTCGTCTTTGAAAGTGACATCATGTCCGTCGTGGGCCGAGCCATCGTTGACGGCGCCGGCGTGGGATTCCTGCCGGTGCCTTATGTGATGGACGAAGTCCAATCCGGTATCCTGACCCTGCTGGGTCCCAAAGCCGGCTACTGGAAACACACCTTGTACTTACTGGGCAGAAAAGATGAAAAAGAAGATGAAACAATTCAGGATCTGAAAAAGACCATCAAACGTCTGGAGAAGATTTAG
- a CDS encoding HPF/RaiA family ribosome-associated protein: protein MQTDIYYRDITKTENLESYLLETVEGAVGDFFKYDSGAHLTVRVETDRHRSQTRKPSYVCEVILKPSRSKTVIKVVKRDENFKRCVAKTVSALKGVLSKRSSRKSQHRRNDPMLEFQPMPLEGVA from the coding sequence ATGCAAACAGACATCTACTACAGAGACATCACTAAAACTGAAAATCTCGAATCTTACTTGTTGGAAACAGTCGAAGGGGCTGTGGGAGATTTCTTCAAGTATGACAGTGGTGCTCACCTCACAGTGCGGGTGGAAACCGATCGACATCGATCGCAGACTCGCAAACCCAGTTACGTGTGTGAGGTCATCTTGAAACCATCTCGCTCGAAAACAGTGATCAAAGTGGTCAAACGAGACGAGAATTTCAAGCGATGTGTAGCTAAGACCGTATCTGCTTTAAAAGGCGTTCTTAGCAAACGTTCCTCCCGTAAATCCCAGCATCGTCGTAATGATCCGATGTTGGAATTCCAACCTATGCCACTCGAAGGGGTGGCATAA
- a CDS encoding BON domain-containing protein — protein MKTHLLKNQSDGELGRKIRDRIKWDKRVSLADLDIVIRDGVIVVSGFVDTSYKKNAALEVISETEGVWTIEDRIVVPADYYRSDEEIQSILEAQIDDMIKIGGEHIEVVVKDAVVRLEGEVFRPRLKAMAVGAAWELSGVHDVVNAIEIKEPPRRVPMTVGFEFEVLFPLNKGTEILEDKLKEVS, from the coding sequence ATGAAAACTCATCTTCTGAAAAACCAAAGTGACGGCGAACTGGGTCGCAAGATCCGGGACCGCATCAAATGGGACAAAAGAGTGAGCTTGGCTGATCTGGATATCGTCATTCGTGACGGCGTGATTGTGGTCAGTGGATTTGTCGACACATCTTACAAGAAAAATGCCGCTTTGGAGGTCATCTCTGAGACGGAAGGAGTGTGGACGATCGAAGACCGTATCGTCGTTCCCGCGGATTACTACCGCTCAGACGAGGAAATCCAGAGTATCCTGGAGGCTCAGATCGATGACATGATCAAGATCGGCGGAGAGCACATCGAGGTGGTCGTCAAAGATGCCGTGGTCAGACTGGAAGGGGAGGTTTTCCGTCCACGTCTGAAAGCAATGGCCGTTGGCGCTGCCTGGGAGCTTTCCGGTGTTCATGACGTTGTTAACGCCATTGAAATCAAAGAGCCGCCAAGACGGGTTCCCATGACTGTAGGTTTTGAATTTGAAGTGCTGTTCCCTTTAAACAAGGGGACAGAGATCCTCGAGGACAAACTAAAGGAGGTCTCTTGA
- a CDS encoding flavodoxin family protein, with product MLKECELAGSKSMKKVLILNGSPTGDKGNCAQWIKGLVKIFGKQAEVEVVHLAKTSYGPTLKKKLESASGLFFVTGTYWDSWGSPLQKLLEDMTELEGSAAFMGKPAAVFVLMHSVGGKGVLSRLQGALSTMGFLIPPMSGMVYSLVSDIALKSPSSHAKDFWQKEDAELIVENFLKACDLQVTWTTWPVDKKDPRRKWLK from the coding sequence ATGCTGAAAGAGTGTGAACTGGCGGGAAGTAAAAGCATGAAAAAAGTTTTGATCTTAAATGGCAGTCCGACGGGGGACAAAGGCAACTGTGCTCAGTGGATCAAGGGGCTGGTGAAGATCTTTGGGAAGCAAGCCGAAGTGGAAGTTGTGCATCTGGCGAAAACCTCTTATGGGCCGACCTTGAAAAAGAAGCTAGAATCGGCTTCGGGTCTGTTTTTTGTGACGGGGACCTACTGGGATTCCTGGGGAAGTCCGCTGCAAAAGCTGCTGGAGGATATGACTGAACTGGAAGGTTCTGCCGCCTTCATGGGAAAGCCCGCGGCTGTCTTTGTGCTGATGCACTCAGTGGGTGGAAAAGGTGTGTTGTCCCGTCTGCAGGGGGCTTTGTCGACGATGGGCTTTTTGATCCCCCCGATGAGCGGCATGGTCTATTCCCTGGTTTCAGACATTGCCCTGAAAAGTCCGAGCTCTCACGCCAAGGACTTCTGGCAAAAAGAGGACGCCGAACTGATTGTGGAAAATTTCCTGAAAGCCTGCGATCTGCAGGTGACTTGGACCACCTGGCCCGTCGACAAAAAAGACCCTCGTCGCAAGTGGCTTAAGTAA
- a CDS encoding superoxide dismutase, with protein sequence MFKLPNLPYAKTGIAPLFNEEQMTYHYDKHHKAYIDNLNKFMETDASLKGKSLEEITLTSSGGIFNNAAQAWNHTFFWFGMSPAGQGGQPSAELSAAITRDFGSMDELKAKFVDGGVKTFGSGWIWLCMDAAGKLSLVSTSNAAVPFTNNGPTPLLVADVWEHAYYVDYRNLRAKYLETFWAQVNWNFVSENFASKKVRDLTKSMT encoded by the coding sequence ATGTTCAAACTTCCAAATCTTCCCTACGCGAAAACCGGTATTGCTCCATTGTTCAACGAAGAACAAATGACTTACCACTACGACAAGCACCACAAAGCTTACATCGACAATCTGAACAAATTCATGGAAACAGATGCATCCCTGAAAGGTAAATCCCTGGAAGAGATCACTTTGACTTCCTCTGGTGGCATCTTCAACAACGCCGCTCAGGCATGGAACCACACCTTCTTCTGGTTCGGCATGAGCCCGGCGGGTCAGGGCGGCCAACCGTCTGCAGAACTTTCTGCTGCGATCACTCGTGATTTCGGTTCCATGGATGAATTGAAAGCAAAGTTCGTAGATGGCGGCGTTAAAACATTCGGTTCCGGCTGGATCTGGTTGTGCATGGATGCTGCTGGTAAATTGTCTTTGGTTTCCACTTCCAACGCAGCGGTTCCGTTCACTAACAACGGTCCAACTCCATTGTTGGTTGCTGACGTTTGGGAGCACGCTTACTACGTTGATTACAGAAATCTTCGTGCAAAATATCTTGAGACTTTCTGGGCGCAAGTAAACTGGAACTTCGTTTCCGAAAACTTCGCTTCCAAAAAAGTTCGTGACCTGACCAAGTCCATGACATAA
- the speE gene encoding polyamine aminopropyltransferase, producing MKALGRHILVEFSGCNAEVLNDVSIIERSMVEAAQIAGATVINSTFHHFSPWGVSGVVVIQESHLAIHTWPEYRYAAVDLFTCGDSVDPWVSFEHLKKAFQANYSALEMNRGSLHVIQKSDFQPKIMREKPSFDLSKGHQIDRNVWFTDKDENQALSLRYTGDVLFDETNPFQRVRVLDSYSHGKFLAINNMVMCTERDEYHYHEMITHPVMQTHGNAKNVLVIGGGDGGTIRELFKYNVDNVTMVEIDEAVVRASKEHLPNIACEFNNPKLNLIIGDGIQFVKDAAPNSYDVIIVDGSDPVGPAKGLFTAEFYNNCKNALKDGGLVITQGESPMFHEGTFVELNHCLKGIFGKQSVHTMLFHATTYPSGMWSLQVAVKGSKNPAKDFNKDHAAKFAQDKGLKYYNEDLHTAAFSLPTFVKTMLGDNA from the coding sequence TTGAAAGCTTTAGGTCGTCATATTTTGGTTGAGTTCAGTGGATGTAACGCAGAAGTTCTGAACGACGTTTCCATCATCGAAAGAAGCATGGTCGAAGCGGCGCAGATTGCTGGTGCGACAGTCATCAACTCCACTTTCCACCACTTCTCCCCATGGGGTGTAAGCGGTGTGGTAGTTATTCAGGAAAGCCATTTGGCTATTCATACTTGGCCTGAATATCGTTATGCGGCCGTGGATCTGTTCACCTGCGGTGATTCAGTGGATCCTTGGGTTTCTTTTGAACACCTGAAAAAAGCTTTCCAGGCGAACTATTCGGCTTTGGAGATGAATCGCGGCTCTTTGCACGTCATCCAGAAGTCCGACTTCCAGCCTAAGATCATGCGCGAAAAACCGTCTTTCGATCTTTCCAAAGGTCATCAGATCGATCGCAATGTCTGGTTCACCGACAAAGACGAAAACCAGGCGCTTTCTTTGCGTTACACGGGCGATGTTTTGTTTGATGAAACAAATCCGTTCCAGCGCGTGCGCGTTTTGGATTCCTATTCTCACGGGAAATTCCTGGCGATCAACAACATGGTGATGTGCACTGAGCGTGATGAATACCACTATCACGAAATGATCACTCACCCTGTGATGCAGACTCACGGCAATGCGAAAAACGTATTGGTTATCGGTGGCGGCGACGGCGGTACCATCCGTGAATTGTTCAAATATAACGTGGACAATGTGACCATGGTTGAAATCGACGAAGCGGTGGTTCGTGCTTCCAAAGAGCACTTGCCAAACATCGCTTGCGAATTCAACAACCCGAAATTGAATCTTATTATCGGTGACGGCATCCAGTTTGTGAAAGACGCGGCTCCGAATTCTTACGATGTGATCATCGTGGATGGTTCTGACCCGGTGGGTCCGGCGAAAGGCCTTTTCACTGCGGAATTCTACAACAACTGTAAAAACGCATTGAAAGACGGCGGCTTGGTGATCACTCAAGGTGAATCCCCGATGTTCCATGAAGGCACTTTCGTTGAATTGAATCATTGCCTGAAGGGCATCTTCGGCAAACAAAGCGTTCACACCATGCTGTTCCATGCGACGACTTATCCGTCGGGCATGTGGAGCTTGCAGGTTGCTGTGAAAGGATCCAAAAATCCGGCGAAAGACTTCAACAAAGACCACGCGGCCAAGTTCGCTCAGGACAAAGGTCTTAAGTACTACAATGAAGACCTGCACACTGCGGCCTTCAGCCTTCCTACTTTCGTCAAAACAATGCTTGGCGATAACGCTTAA
- a CDS encoding class I SAM-dependent methyltransferase, with amino-acid sequence MDMIKNRLEKNYKKLKSWAERAQIEAYRLYDRDIPEYPYIVDIYKDHFLIYDKSDLRDVEKNHLPHVQEALKALFKCDDSKIVIKKRERQEGLKQYEKLDAKEETFVVRESQALLKVNLYDYLDTGLFLDHRPMRQKVFKSVKDKKFLNLFCYTGSVSVFAALGGAHTTSVDMSQTYLRWAQDNFQLNNLDPAQHAFINADVLDWLRTTKLPNTFDVIFLDPPTFSNSKKMDESFEVERDQEFLVESCMNMLRPEGILYFSNNKRKFKISPALLAKYKVKEITTDSIPQDFHDKKIHNCFEIRSN; translated from the coding sequence ATGGACATGATCAAAAACCGTCTTGAAAAGAACTACAAAAAACTGAAAAGCTGGGCTGAACGCGCCCAAATCGAGGCGTACCGTCTGTATGACCGGGATATTCCGGAATACCCTTATATCGTCGACATCTACAAAGATCACTTCCTGATCTACGACAAAAGCGACCTGCGCGATGTGGAGAAAAACCACCTGCCTCACGTGCAAGAAGCCCTGAAAGCCCTTTTTAAATGCGACGACAGCAAAATCGTGATCAAAAAGCGGGAGCGCCAGGAAGGCCTGAAACAATACGAAAAGCTCGACGCCAAAGAGGAAACCTTTGTCGTGCGCGAATCCCAGGCGCTGCTGAAAGTAAACCTGTACGACTATCTGGACACCGGCCTGTTCCTGGATCACCGCCCGATGCGCCAAAAGGTGTTTAAATCCGTCAAGGACAAAAAGTTCCTGAATCTGTTCTGTTATACGGGCTCAGTCAGCGTTTTTGCGGCTTTGGGTGGCGCCCACACCACCAGCGTGGACATGTCCCAGACTTATCTGCGCTGGGCTCAGGACAATTTTCAACTGAACAATCTGGATCCGGCCCAACACGCCTTTATCAACGCCGACGTCCTGGATTGGTTGCGCACAACAAAATTGCCGAACACTTTCGACGTGATCTTCCTGGATCCACCGACCTTCTCGAACTCAAAAAAGATGGACGAAAGCTTCGAAGTCGAAAGGGACCAGGAGTTCCTGGTGGAAAGCTGCATGAATATGCTGCGACCAGAGGGAATACTCTATTTCTCGAACAACAAGCGAAAATTTAAAATCTCCCCGGCGCTGCTGGCCAAATACAAGGTGAAGGAAATCACCACCGACAGCATCCCCCAGGACTTCCACGACAAAAAAATACACAACTGTTTCGAGATCAGAAGCAACTAG